The Coleofasciculus sp. FACHB-T130 genome window below encodes:
- a CDS encoding alpha/beta fold hydrolase, whose translation MKTEVEERRINVSGLSIRYFKAGDDGLPLVLLHGDSASALDWSWVLPNLGATYHVYAPDFPGFGDSAKPSLEYTPEFLKQFLVDFLDALGIERAVLVGNSLGGQVALRFALSRPEQVAALVLVDSSGLGYAVTPLLSQLTLPGYGDVAIVGCQTPPGAKMRSWLRATLFFAHPAQAPAVWIAEQERMSQMPGFLQATLTSLRAQLNVFGQHQVFLDSLGELPMPTLVVWGTEDLVLPKEQAHDAVSRLKQGHLALIPDCGHLPHVERPEIFSAELSQFLAGVGA comes from the coding sequence GTGAAAACAGAGGTTGAAGAGCGGCGAATCAATGTGAGCGGTTTAAGCATCCGGTACTTTAAAGCAGGCGATGATGGTCTACCGTTAGTGCTGCTACATGGAGATAGTGCCAGCGCTCTTGATTGGTCTTGGGTGCTTCCCAACCTGGGAGCTACCTATCACGTCTATGCGCCGGACTTTCCCGGTTTTGGTGATAGTGCCAAACCATCCCTTGAGTACACGCCAGAGTTTCTTAAGCAGTTCTTGGTAGATTTTCTTGACGCGCTGGGAATTGAGCGGGCGGTGCTAGTCGGCAACTCCCTAGGCGGTCAAGTTGCGTTACGCTTTGCCCTATCCCGTCCCGAACAAGTCGCAGCTTTGGTGCTGGTAGATAGTTCCGGGCTTGGTTACGCTGTCACCCCGTTGCTGTCTCAGTTAACTTTACCTGGGTATGGGGATGTAGCGATCGTTGGGTGCCAAACGCCTCCTGGCGCTAAAATGCGGTCTTGGTTACGGGCGACACTGTTCTTCGCCCACCCCGCGCAGGCTCCCGCGGTGTGGATAGCAGAGCAAGAGCGAATGTCTCAGATGCCCGGTTTTCTCCAAGCTACTCTGACCTCGCTGCGCGCCCAACTGAATGTATTTGGACAGCATCAAGTGTTTCTCGACTCTCTAGGAGAGTTACCAATGCCGACTCTTGTCGTGTGGGGGACGGAGGATTTGGTTCTCCCAAAAGAGCAAGCTCACGACGCGGTTAGCCGCCTAAAGCAAGGACACCTCGCCTTAATCCCCGATTGCGGTCACTTACCCCATGTCGAACGCCCGGAGATTTTCAGTGCTGAGTTGAGCCAGTTTCTTGCTGGAGTTGGTGCTTAG
- a CDS encoding SDR family oxidoreductase, with translation MQLKAINQQVVAVVGASSGIGRETALQFAKKGAKVVVSARSESKLASLVDEIKSFGGEATAIVADVTVFEQVKAIADRTVEVYGRLDTWVHCPAIAVYAAFDKTKPEEFKRVIDVGLVGQAYGAMAAIPHLKREGRGALIHLSSVLGRRSLPLQSSYCTAKHGMEGFIEALRVELQHEKIPISVTSVKPAAVNTPLYNNALTRLGVKPASLPPFYEPSLVADAVLYVAEHPTRDFLVGDAARTLDLLQRLSPGLVDAILQRVAFKLQRTDEPKSDDAPNNLYESIPAHDRVKGDFSNLAIPSLTDWVDKNPVLKWGAIASVVVLGAIALRTLPTDVTLPH, from the coding sequence ATGCAACTGAAGGCAATCAATCAGCAGGTCGTTGCAGTCGTGGGAGCGAGCAGCGGCATCGGGCGGGAAACAGCCCTCCAATTTGCCAAGAAAGGGGCAAAGGTGGTCGTTTCTGCTCGCAGTGAGTCAAAGCTAGCGTCCTTGGTGGACGAGATTAAAAGCTTCGGCGGTGAGGCAACTGCTATCGTCGCCGATGTGACGGTATTCGAGCAGGTCAAAGCGATCGCAGACCGTACTGTAGAGGTGTATGGGCGACTCGATACCTGGGTGCATTGCCCCGCGATTGCCGTTTATGCCGCCTTCGATAAGACAAAACCAGAAGAGTTTAAGCGCGTTATTGATGTCGGATTGGTCGGGCAGGCATACGGTGCGATGGCGGCGATACCCCATCTCAAGCGTGAGGGGCGAGGGGCGCTGATCCATCTCTCTTCCGTCTTGGGCAGGCGCAGTCTCCCGCTTCAGAGTTCCTACTGCACCGCAAAGCACGGTATGGAGGGATTCATCGAAGCCCTGCGCGTCGAACTGCAACATGAGAAAATCCCCATCAGCGTGACGAGTGTCAAACCCGCCGCCGTCAACACACCCCTCTACAACAATGCGCTCACCCGGCTAGGTGTGAAGCCAGCCAGCCTACCGCCTTTCTACGAACCCAGCTTGGTCGCTGACGCGGTTCTCTACGTTGCCGAACATCCCACCCGTGACTTCCTCGTTGGGGATGCGGCTAGAACGCTAGATTTGCTTCAACGGCTTTCGCCTGGACTGGTAGATGCCATATTGCAGCGTGTTGCCTTTAAACTCCAGCGCACCGACGAGCCAAAGTCAGACGATGCGCCAAACAATCTTTATGAATCTATCCCAGCCCATGACCGAGTCAAGGGAGATTTTAGCAACTTAGCGATACCGAGCCTTACCGACTGGGTGGATAAAAATCCGGTTCTGAAGTGGGGCGCGATCGCAAGTGTTGTCGTCCTCGGAGCGATCGCCCTGCGAACCCTGCCAACAGATGTTACTCTCCCTCACTAG
- a CDS encoding DUF6335 family protein: MADKTRKADNEGNTRKQGNLSDIPIEDTDLVSDIPVEDTGEPIISDLPQAITESLGTGVAQEPGLEIGGRTMRDRMEQYTSAGPELTGGDIDARWDQAEAVGDEAVGGTVATPDQNVVDELGVAVGLDYDDGVSLQTNEILESRDAGRWELDPMSAEDYPEH; this comes from the coding sequence ATGGCTGATAAAACTAGGAAAGCAGACAACGAAGGCAATACACGCAAACAAGGAAATCTTTCAGATATACCCATTGAAGATACTGACCTAGTTTCAGATATCCCCGTAGAAGATACTGGCGAACCAATTATTTCAGATTTACCCCAGGCAATTACTGAATCCTTGGGAACGGGTGTTGCCCAAGAGCCAGGACTAGAAATTGGTGGGCGAACCATGCGCGATCGCATGGAGCAGTACACATCGGCTGGCCCAGAACTAACCGGCGGTGATATTGATGCTCGTTGGGATCAGGCGGAAGCGGTTGGTGACGAAGCAGTAGGGGGAACTGTTGCTACTCCCGATCAGAATGTTGTTGACGAACTCGGAGTTGCTGTTGGGCTTGATTATGACGACGGCGTATCTCTTCAGACAAATGAGATTTTGGAGTCACGGGACGCTGGTCGATGGGAGTTAGACCCCATGTCTGCGGAAGATTATCCGGAGCATTGA
- a CDS encoding SDR family oxidoreductase, giving the protein MQLKPINQQVVAVVGASSGIGRETALQFAKKGAKLVVSARSESKLASLMDEIRSLGGEATAVVADVSEFEQVKAIADRTVEVYGRLDTWVHLPAVGIFATFDNTTPEEFKRVIDVSLMGQVYGAMAALPHLKREGRGALIHISSMEGVRSLPYQSAYSAAKHGIEGFLEAMRVELQHEGIPISVTSVKPAVINTPFWNNGLTKLGVKPSGIPPYYDPRLVADAILYVAEHPTRDFLVGDAARALDALQRLSPELVDSLLLLVGFQAQRTNEPKSPDDRNNLYEPVPGDTRVDGDFSNLVIPSVSDWLAKNPALQLGAIASTVALALLATQVFKNEE; this is encoded by the coding sequence ATGCAACTAAAACCAATCAATCAGCAGGTTGTTGCCGTCGTTGGGGCGAGCAGCGGCATCGGGCGCGAGACAGCCCTTCAGTTCGCCAAGAAAGGGGCAAAGTTAGTTGTCTCAGCTCGTAGTGAGTCGAAGCTAGCATCCTTGATGGACGAGATTCGTAGCCTTGGTGGTGAAGCAACGGCTGTGGTAGCTGATGTGTCAGAATTCGAGCAGGTGAAGGCGATCGCAGATCGTACCGTAGAGGTATACGGGCGGCTCGATACCTGGGTACACCTCCCTGCCGTGGGCATCTTTGCCACATTCGACAACACCACACCAGAAGAGTTTAAGCGCGTTATTGATGTTAGCTTGATGGGGCAGGTATACGGTGCAATGGCGGCGCTACCCCATCTCAAGCGAGAGGGACGGGGGGCGCTAATCCACATTTCTTCAATGGAGGGCGTGCGAAGTCTCCCTTATCAAAGTGCATACTCCGCAGCCAAGCATGGGATTGAGGGATTCCTCGAAGCAATGCGCGTCGAGCTACAACATGAGGGCATCCCCATCAGCGTGACGAGTGTAAAACCAGCGGTCATCAATACACCCTTCTGGAACAATGGTCTCACCAAGCTAGGCGTGAAGCCGTCAGGGATACCGCCCTACTATGACCCCAGGCTGGTCGCTGACGCGATCCTCTACGTCGCTGAACATCCAACTCGTGACTTCTTGGTTGGGGATGCTGCTAGAGCGCTAGATGCGCTACAGCGGCTATCGCCGGAACTGGTGGATTCTTTGTTGCTGCTCGTTGGCTTCCAAGCTCAACGCACCAACGAGCCGAAGTCCCCTGATGATCGGAACAACCTTTATGAGCCTGTTCCCGGCGATACTAGAGTTGATGGAGATTTTAGCAATCTGGTGATACCGAGCGTTTCTGACTGGTTGGCTAAAAATCCTGCTCTCCAGTTGGGCGCGATCGCTAGTACCGTTGCCTTAGCTTTGCTCGCGACACAAGTTTTCAAAAACGAAGAGTGA
- a CDS encoding CO2 hydration protein: MPSTALKFSNHPLAAYINRLQSGKALLEDTPENVLEVVGILKSYGIVLDAYYKNLLYIADHQFLVLFPFFKYFNGEITFKKLLRHWWHDRINYEYAEYVMKVMLWHGGGSMDAYLDSPEFYQHARTAIEAKIKTNLPIRGLDKLFPEFLLEQVRQQVYYSALGQFWEVMSEMFLTLSDRYDRGEIKSIPDVVEHILAGLVAAAASPITYSVKIQDKVYDIIPKSAGLTFLPDVAVPYVETIFFRGTPFLGTVSYNAQAQQISPDQSRFEYGALYADPLPVGGAGIPPTQLMQDMRHFIPEYLYELYRRSLRGEDDLRVQICISFQKSMFCVTTAAILGLAPHPIDTTDPSEQAANQAYLAKWMDRFITSRLNDVNG, translated from the coding sequence ATGCCAAGCACCGCTTTAAAATTTTCAAATCACCCTCTAGCCGCGTATATTAACCGGCTGCAATCTGGAAAAGCTTTACTTGAGGATACGCCAGAGAATGTATTAGAAGTTGTCGGCATTCTCAAAAGCTATGGAATCGTCCTGGATGCTTATTATAAAAATCTCCTCTACATTGCCGACCATCAATTCTTAGTGCTGTTTCCCTTCTTTAAATACTTCAATGGCGAGATTACTTTTAAGAAGTTGCTGCGCCATTGGTGGCACGACCGGATTAATTATGAGTACGCCGAGTACGTGATGAAGGTGATGCTATGGCACGGTGGCGGTAGTATGGATGCTTACTTAGATTCACCGGAGTTTTACCAGCACGCGAGAACTGCAATCGAAGCCAAAATTAAAACAAACTTGCCCATTAGAGGTCTGGACAAACTGTTTCCAGAGTTTTTGCTCGAACAAGTCCGTCAGCAAGTTTATTACAGCGCTCTCGGTCAATTCTGGGAGGTGATGAGCGAAATGTTTCTCACCTTATCTGACCGCTATGACCGAGGAGAAATCAAATCAATCCCTGATGTGGTAGAACATATCCTGGCGGGTTTGGTCGCAGCGGCGGCTTCGCCAATTACTTACTCAGTAAAAATTCAAGACAAGGTTTATGACATCATTCCCAAATCAGCCGGGTTAACCTTTTTACCTGATGTCGCTGTGCCCTATGTGGAAACGATTTTCTTTAGAGGGACGCCTTTCTTAGGAACGGTTTCCTATAATGCCCAGGCTCAGCAAATTTCTCCCGATCAAAGTAGATTTGAATACGGCGCTCTCTATGCCGATCCACTGCCGGTTGGCGGTGCTGGAATTCCACCGACGCAACTGATGCAAGATATGCGTCATTTTATACCCGAATATTTATACGAGTTATACCGTCGCAGCCTTCGGGGAGAAGATGATTTGCGGGTGCAAATTTGCATCAGTTTCCAAAAGTCGATGTTTTGCGTGACGACTGCCGCAATTTTGGGACTGGCACCCCACCCCATTGACACCACCGATCCCTCTGAGCAAGCAGCGAATCAAGCTTATTTAGCGAAATGGATGGATCGGTTTATCACCTCGCGCTTAAATGACGTGAATGGTTAA
- a CDS encoding NADH-quinone oxidoreductase subunit M, which produces MLSALIWLPVIGAAIIGFLPGTMNPQVPRKVALAVISGVFIWSIFLVSQFQYTEGLLQFSEFIPWIDTLGLTYHLGVDGLSLPLLVLNSLLTGIALYSTNDSIQRPRFYYALILLLNGAVSGAFLAQDLLLFFLFYEVELIPLYLLIAIWGGQRRGYAATKFLIYTAVSGILILASFFGLVLLSGASTFEFEKLYALSLPLGTQFLLLAGILVGFGIKIPLVPFHTWLPDAHVEASTPVSVLLAGVLLKLGTYGLLRFGLGLFPEAWAVVAPWLATWAVVSALYGAFNAIAQKDMKKMVAYSSIAHMSYILLAAAAATPLSLMGAVFQMIAHGLISSLLFLVVGVVYNKTGTRDIETLKGLLNPERGLPLIGSLMIVGVMASSGIPGMVGFISEFLVFRGSFPVFPVQTLLCLVGTGLTAVYFLLLVNRAFFGRLSEKAMNLPPVQWSDRYPAMLLAVLIVILGIQPNWMVRWSESTMTAMLNRSSMVAEVSPIAKSVDIKTE; this is translated from the coding sequence ATGCTCAGTGCTTTGATTTGGTTGCCGGTAATAGGTGCTGCGATAATCGGGTTTCTGCCCGGAACCATGAACCCGCAAGTCCCCCGGAAAGTGGCTCTGGCTGTTATTAGTGGTGTCTTTATCTGGTCTATTTTCCTAGTGAGCCAGTTTCAATATACAGAGGGACTGTTACAGTTTTCTGAGTTTATCCCTTGGATTGACACCTTAGGATTGACCTACCATCTCGGTGTGGATGGCTTGTCTTTGCCTTTGCTCGTTTTAAATAGTCTTTTAACAGGAATAGCGCTTTACAGCACGAATGACTCTATTCAGAGACCTCGGTTCTATTACGCTCTAATTTTATTGTTGAATGGGGCTGTCTCTGGTGCCTTTTTAGCGCAGGATTTGCTGTTGTTTTTCCTCTTTTATGAGGTAGAACTGATTCCGCTATATCTGTTGATTGCTATCTGGGGAGGACAACGGCGAGGCTACGCAGCCACAAAGTTTCTTATTTATACGGCAGTCTCTGGAATTCTAATTTTGGCATCTTTCTTTGGGTTAGTGCTACTCAGTGGTGCCTCGACGTTTGAATTTGAAAAATTGTATGCCCTGTCCCTACCATTAGGGACACAATTTCTGTTGTTGGCAGGAATTTTGGTAGGCTTTGGCATCAAAATTCCTTTAGTTCCCTTCCACACCTGGTTGCCGGATGCTCACGTAGAAGCCTCAACGCCCGTTTCCGTCCTGTTGGCTGGTGTGTTGTTGAAGTTAGGAACCTATGGGTTACTGCGGTTTGGATTGGGTTTGTTTCCCGAAGCGTGGGCGGTTGTGGCACCTTGGTTGGCGACTTGGGCGGTCGTGAGCGCGTTGTATGGTGCATTCAATGCGATCGCTCAAAAAGATATGAAAAAAATGGTGGCTTATAGCTCCATTGCTCACATGAGTTACATCCTATTAGCCGCCGCCGCCGCCACCCCCCTAAGCCTGATGGGAGCCGTCTTCCAAATGATTGCCCACGGCTTAATTTCATCGCTCCTGTTTCTGGTGGTAGGTGTCGTTTACAACAAGACAGGCACCCGCGATATAGAAACTCTCAAGGGTTTGCTCAATCCAGAGCGCGGCTTGCCCCTAATTGGTAGCTTGATGATAGTCGGGGTCATGGCAAGTTCCGGGATTCCCGGCATGGTAGGTTTTATTTCAGAATTTTTGGTATTCCGGGGCAGTTTCCCCGTGTTTCCGGTTCAAACCCTCCTGTGTCTGGTGGGAACAGGTTTAACCGCCGTATACTTTTTGCTTTTGGTTAACCGCGCCTTTTTCGGACGCCTGTCTGAAAAAGCTATGAATTTGCCACCCGTCCAGTGGAGCGATCGCTACCCGGCGATGCTTTTAGCAGTTCTGATTGTCATCCTGGGAATACAGCCTAACTGGATGGTGCGTTGGAGTGAATCCACGATGACAGCCATGCTCAACCGATCGAGTATGGTCGCGGAAGTTTCTCCGATTGCTAAATCGGTGGATATCAAAACCGAATAG